In the genome of Diaphorobacter sp. HDW4A, the window CCGTCGTGCTCGACCTGATGGTGCATGACCTCGACACTGCCTCTCTTCTGTTTGGACGCAAGGAAGAAGAAACGTTCGAGATCATCGGCGTGCAGAGACAATGCGGCACCGTGAATGCTCAAGTGCTCTTCTGTGGTTCACAGCTCAACTTGAGCGCGAGCCATGGAGCACACAAATCCAATGTTCACCTGTTGTGGCAGGACTTCGAGTCGCGCAATGAACTCTGCTTGAGATCGTCCGACACGGCAACAGGTATCGATGCGTTGAGTCTCCAATACACGGCATTCCACGAGTTGCTGTCTGGAGCACACTCTGAACGCCCCATTGCGAGTGCCTCGGAAGGTGCGATGGCGGCACGTCGGGCCATTGCCATCGAGTCTTGGTCATGAGCGTACCCTTCTTTCGCAGCCCATGGCAGACACGGGAGCTGGCAGAGCAGATGGGGCAACGCGTGACCGAGCTTCTGCAAAGCGGCCACTACATTCTGGGACCGCAGGTACAGCAGTTCGAACGTGCGCTTGCTGAGCACTTCTCCCATGACACGCAGGCAGTCGCTGTCAACTCGGGCACCGATGCATTGGTGCTTGCGCTTCAACTGCTCGGACTGAAGGCGGGCGACGAGGTCATTGTTCCTGCGGGCACCTTCATCGCGTGCTACGAAGCGATTGTCCGAGTTGCGGCAACACCCGTGCTGGTCGATTCTCTTGCTGACGATTTCCTCTGTAGCGCCGAGCAGATCGAGCGTCTCATCACACCGCGCACACGTGCCGTGCTCGCTGTGCCATTGTTCGGAGATTCAAGCGCTACGCCCGCCATCGCGCAACGTTGCCAAAAGCACGATCTCGCGCTCATCGAAGACATTGCACAAGCACTGGGTGCTCACACTCGTGACACCAACGGGCGCTGCCAGCAAGCGGGCACGATGGGTGACATCAGTACCGCGAGCTTCTACCCCACTAAAACGTTGGGCGCGGCGGGTGACGCTGGTGCTGTGATCAGCTCGCGTGCTGACCTCCTGGAAAGGGCACGCGCACTGCGTAACCATGGCCGTGCCGGAGCCTTCCACAGTGAGGTGGGATTCAACAGCCGCATGGATGAATTGCAGGCGATGGTGCTGGCGGAAGGAATCGCAAGACTGGAATCCTGGCTGCAAGAGCGCCGCTCCATCGCAGCGCAGTATCTGCAACATCTGGCTGGCGTTTCCGACGTCACCTTGCCGCATCAACGTGAGGGCCACGCGTGGAACTATTTTGTCCTGCGAAGCCATCGCCGTGAAGCGCTGAAAGAGGCTCTGGCACGACGCGGCATCGACACACGCATCTACTACGACCCACCCATCCACCAACAGCCGAGCTATCTGCAGCGCTATGCTCCGATTGTGCTGCCGAACGTCGAAAGTCATTCTCGGCAGGCACTGGCGTTGCCGCTCTTTCCTGGAATGACAGCGTCGGAAATCGAGCAAGTGGTGGAAGCTGTACACGCGGCTTCCAATACTCTTTGCCAATAACATGCCACACCACTCAAACGACAAACTGAGGGAGCACATATGAACAATCAAACGCCACGCCCATCGACCGCACCGGAGGTTGGTGAATGGCAGTTTTCGGGCACCAAGGACGTACAAACGACTTGCGCCGACTGGAGTCTGGCAAGCGTTGGAAACATTCAGGGCGTGGAACTCAAGCTGATCACCAATGTACTGACGGACGACGGCACGCTCACCGAAATCTATCGCAAGGACTGGCGATTGGATGATCTGCCTGTGGAGCAGATTTTTCAGAAGATCATGTCACCCGGCAGCATTTCGGCTTGGCATGCCCATCGCCAGGCCACGGATCGCCTGTTCTGCGGATACGGCCGCGTCAAGGTGATTCTGTATGACGCGCGCAAGCATTCACCGACTCTGGGCCTCCTGTCCATTCATCGCCTTGCGATTGAGCGCCCCTCCCTGCTCATCGTTCCGCCGGGTGTCTGGCATGGCGTACAAGCCGTATCCGATTCGCCGGCCATCGTCATCAACGCCGTCGACATTGCGTATTCATACGAAGACCCCGATCACTGGCGCCTGCCCTCTAACTCCGCCGAAATCCCGTACCAGTTCAAGCATCGCGCGTGAGCACATCGGCCGGATCGCCCATGCCCCGCGTCTCCATCATCATGGCGGCCTATGGGCGGCCACATCTGTTGAGATGGGCAATAGAGTCCATTCAGAATCAAACCGTCACGGACTGGGAGCTGCTGGTGGTGTCCGACGCCTGCCCGCTGGGAACGGCCGAGACGGCTCAGGCATTGGCAGACGCAGACCATCGCATCCGCGTCATCCAGATGACCCGCAATTGGGGCGAACAATCCGGCCCTAACAATGTGGGGCTTGCCCGATCATGCGCACCGCTGGTTGCATTTCTCAATCAGGACGACCTCTGGTTTCCAGACCACCTGGAAGTGCTGATCGACTGGATCGACGCCGCCGGAGCGGACATTGCTGTGGGTGCGAGCGCACACGTGGGTTTTGCTCCCGATGGGGATATGAGGCGCTGCCCCAGCGGTTTGGCCGGAATGGGCGACAACGGAGCGTACTGCCCCGTCAAGACTTTTTCGCCGATGTCCGCATGGTTGGTGAAAAGGCACTGCTTTGAACGCATCGGAGTGCTTCCACGCGCTGCTGAATGCGTTGCCGAGTCGTCGCAAACCTGGCTGTTCAGGGCATGGAAACGCAAGCTGAAAATAGCCACAGCAACCGAACTCACCTGCCTGATCTTCTCTTCGGGCAGTCGCGCCAATTCCTACCTGAATGGGGACAGTCGGGAGCAGGCGTATTTCGGTGAGCAGATCCACAGCAATCCCTATCTGCGCTCACGTATTCTTGCCCATGCCAGTCCAAGTTATTGCCCCGAATCCAATCCGCGCAAGGAGTTCTTCAAGTTTCACTTCAAGAAGCTGCAAGCCCATCTGGGCTTGTTTCCTCGCGCCTTGGAATTCTGGTTCAAACATGACCGACGATCTGGCGACTACATACACCATCTGAGGTCGATACGTGGTCTTGCCGACCATGCGGCAAAGACATCAAACTATTCGCAGGTTCTGCGCCGTCGCTGGATCAATCGCAACTGTCTCTATGAAGCGGGAACGCGCATCGACTGCTGCGAAGGCGGCCAGGCTGAACGACATCTGGGCGATGGCTGGTGTCTCGCTGACGATATCGGCTGCCTCATGCATGCGACAACGGTCGGAGTGCACTTTCGCCTTCAAGGACAGAATGTGCGGGCAACGCGCCTCGTCACCCTGTGGCAACTACCGCCGGGAGCGATTCTCTATGCAGGAGTGAACGGCACAGGCATTGCGCTTGCGAGTGCTGTCGAATCCAACGAACTGTCAGGAGCGGCCGAATGGGTCTGGGAACTTCCGGCCGATGCCAATGCAACGACTCGAATACTGAACTTTGAAATCCACTCACCCACGCCCGGCTGTCGGCTGGTTCGGATGCGCCTGGAATAACGTGAAAAGTTCAAGCGAAACGCTTACTGCAACGTTTTCTTGGCCGACTCCGGCAGCACGAACGGCATGACGTCGATACCCTCCTCCAGCAGTTCCGCTGTTTCCTCGGCCGAGGCCTGACCGCGGATGCCACGTTCGGGGGCGTCGCCGTAGTGAATGCGGCGGGCTTCCTGAGCAAAGCGTTCGCCCACGTTTTCGGTGTTGGCGATGACG includes:
- a CDS encoding DegT/DnrJ/EryC1/StrS aminotransferase family protein, whose product is MSVPFFRSPWQTRELAEQMGQRVTELLQSGHYILGPQVQQFERALAEHFSHDTQAVAVNSGTDALVLALQLLGLKAGDEVIVPAGTFIACYEAIVRVAATPVLVDSLADDFLCSAEQIERLITPRTRAVLAVPLFGDSSATPAIAQRCQKHDLALIEDIAQALGAHTRDTNGRCQQAGTMGDISTASFYPTKTLGAAGDAGAVISSRADLLERARALRNHGRAGAFHSEVGFNSRMDELQAMVLAEGIARLESWLQERRSIAAQYLQHLAGVSDVTLPHQREGHAWNYFVLRSHRREALKEALARRGIDTRIYYDPPIHQQPSYLQRYAPIVLPNVESHSRQALALPLFPGMTASEIEQVVEAVHAASNTLCQ
- a CDS encoding cupin domain-containing protein → MNNQTPRPSTAPEVGEWQFSGTKDVQTTCADWSLASVGNIQGVELKLITNVLTDDGTLTEIYRKDWRLDDLPVEQIFQKIMSPGSISAWHAHRQATDRLFCGYGRVKVILYDARKHSPTLGLLSIHRLAIERPSLLIVPPGVWHGVQAVSDSPAIVINAVDIAYSYEDPDHWRLPSNSAEIPYQFKHRA
- a CDS encoding glycosyltransferase family 2 protein; translation: MPRVSIIMAAYGRPHLLRWAIESIQNQTVTDWELLVVSDACPLGTAETAQALADADHRIRVIQMTRNWGEQSGPNNVGLARSCAPLVAFLNQDDLWFPDHLEVLIDWIDAAGADIAVGASAHVGFAPDGDMRRCPSGLAGMGDNGAYCPVKTFSPMSAWLVKRHCFERIGVLPRAAECVAESSQTWLFRAWKRKLKIATATELTCLIFSSGSRANSYLNGDSREQAYFGEQIHSNPYLRSRILAHASPSYCPESNPRKEFFKFHFKKLQAHLGLFPRALEFWFKHDRRSGDYIHHLRSIRGLADHAAKTSNYSQVLRRRWINRNCLYEAGTRIDCCEGGQAERHLGDGWCLADDIGCLMHATTVGVHFRLQGQNVRATRLVTLWQLPPGAILYAGVNGTGIALASAVESNELSGAAEWVWELPADANATTRILNFEIHSPTPGCRLVRMRLE